The genome window ACCTCAAGGGACCGGAATAACGAATCGAGCCGGCATAGCGGCTACATCGACATCGGGAGCGGGCCGTGGGACCGCAAGGGCAGGCCCAGCGAGGTCAACCTTGAGCGGATTATCCGAATTCAACCGAACGACGTCCGGCGGATCGGCGCCACTCTCGACCGGCCGACCTTCGACCGCGTGATCAGCAACCTGGACGACGCCGCCGGGCGGCAGGGCAGGTGAGGCCACGGCCGCAGGCCGCCACACCGCCGTGCTTCCTGCCGCGAGGTGCATTGTCTGGTATTCTTTATAGCTGTGTGTCCGCGCAGGTCGACGGGCACTTCGGTTGAACCGCCACGGTATCCCCACGCCGCTCAGTCTATGGTTCGCCGGAAAATCCCTCACCGACCAGTCCGCAATACAATAGAGAGTCTTATACGTGGCAAATATCAAGTCCCAGAAGAAGCGCATCCTCACCAACGAGAAGGCGCGCCAGCGCAACAACTCGGTCAAGTCTGAACTGAAGACCGCTATCCGCGCTGTGAACACCGCCGTGGAGTCCACTGACAAGGATGCCGCCGTCGCAGCGCTCGCCGTTGCCAGCCGCAAGCTGGACAAGGCCGTGAGCAAGGGTGTTCTGCACAAGAACAACGCTGCAAACCGCAAGTCGGGTATCGCCAAGCGGGTCAACGGCCTCGCCTAGGACCACCAGCATTCGGCTTCGTTCCTAAGCCAGACGGCCGGCCCTCTTTCGGGGCCGGCCGTTTTTGCTGTTGCGGCACGGAGCAACCTGCCGGAAACGGTACTGCACCGGCGCGGATCGCTAGGAAACAGCGCGCCGTATAGCAGCCGGTGTGTCAGCGCGCTCCCCCAGCGAGATCGCGGTGACCGCCCGTTCCACCGCATAAACGGGATCCCGTGCCTCGCCCTTCACTTGTGCATCTGCCTCGGCCAGCACCTGGATGCAGTAGTTCAGGCCTTCCGGCGTCCAGCGCTGGGCTTCCCGCCGTGCCTGGTCGACCTGCCAGGGCGCCATTCCCAAATCCTTCGCGAGTTGCGCGGAACTGCCACGTACGCCGTAGACCTTCGCCACCGCGCGCAGCTTCATTGCCAGCGCCGCGACCAGCGGCACCGGGTCAGCGCCGGTGGACAGGGCATGACGCAGCATGCCCAGCGCCTGCCCGCCGCGCCCGGCCAGGGCCGCATCTGCCACCTTGAACCCCGTCGCCTCGACGCGGCCGCCGTAATACTTCTCCACCGTTTCGGCCGTGATTGTTCCCTCTGTATCGGAGATCAGCTGCTGGCATGCCGCCGCGAGCTCCGAGAGGCTCGAACCCACGGCCGCCACCAGGGATCGCAGCGCCTCAGGCTCCGCACGTCGCCGCGCGGCCCGGAACTCTGTAGCTACGAAGTCCACCTTGTCGGAGTCCTTCTTCAGGGGCTGGCATTCCACGAGGACCGCCTTGCCTGCCTTCAGCCGGTCGAGCAGCTTCTTGCCCCGGGTTCCTCCGCTGTGGTGCATCACCAGGACAACGTCCGGCGCCGGGTCCTCCAGGTAAGTCAATGCGTCCTGAAGGAAGGCATCACTCATCTGGGCCAGCCCGCGGGCTTCTACAATTTTGGTTCCACCGAAGAGCGAGGGGCTTCCCAGGACGATCAGTGCTCCTGCTTCGTATTGGGCCGCGTCAAGGCGCACGCTCTCGACATCGGGTTCCGTCTCCCGCATCTTCCGTCGGACCGATTCGAAACTGCGTGAGGCCAGGTAATCCTCCGGCCCCAGGAGCAAGATGACCGGGGCCGGAGCAAGGTCCCTCCAGCTCACGGAAGCTGATGCAGCAGGGGCGGGTGACACGTTCTTGACTCCTGATCAGTGGGGGTGGCTGGCCCAACTCTGCCATGCGCACGGACGGGTTCCAAGCTCAACCCGAGGGACTGATATGAACAGCCTCCCCCTTCACCGTCAACAGGATGGTTCCCTGAAGATCGGTACGCCCAACATGGACTTGCTGTTCGGCGAGGGCGGCGAGCGTTTGTGGATGCGGATGTCCGTACTCATTCCCCCTCCCGGCTGAGATCAACGCTACGCGAGGCGAGACGGCGTCGGTGATCCTACGGCCTCCGTTGCGCGCACCGTGATGCGCCACCTTCAGAATGTCGACGCCTTCCGTGACGAGCGTCGGGTGAGCCGCCAGCAAGGGACCGACGGCGTCGTCCTCCAGGTCCCCGGTGAACAGGGCGGTGACGTCACCTGTGCCACCCTGGGCAATCCGCACCAGCAGGACTGCCGACGCATTGTTCTCGGAATTGCCCGCGCCGCGCGCGGACGGCGCTAGCGCGGACCAACTGATCGACCCGAATGCACCTTCCGCGCCGGCACTGATGAGCTCGGGCATAACTTTCCCACTGGCCGCCGCTGCAGATACCTCTGCCGGCAGGGTCGCTTCTGACGTGGAGTAGAGCACCCGGTGAACGGTCCGATTGGCGAAGACACCATCCACACCGCCGTAATGATCGGCATGCAGGTGGGTCAGAACAAGCGCATCCACTGTCGTGACGTCGAGGCGATCCAGGCAGTTTGCCATTGCCGCGGGGTCCGGTCCCGCGTCGAAAATCATGGCGCTGTGTTGACCGGTCTTGACCGCGAAGCCGTCTCCCTGTCCCACATCGCATGCCGCGATGGACCAGTCGGGGGTCTTCAGTGAAGCAGCGTTCCAAATCACCGTCACGGCAAGCCCAAGCGCGCCTCCGCCTGCAAACCACAGAGCCCACCCCGGCGCCACGCCGCCGTGGAAGATGCTGCCCGCGAGTGTCCTCACCAGAGCGCTGATGCGCGACCACCACCTGACCACCAACAGGATGCCGGTGCTGAACACAGCGGCGAGAAGCGCACCTACCGGCCCACCGGGCCAAGGGATGGTTGCGAAGGGTGCTGACGCAAAAAACCCGGCCACTCCCCCCACCCAAACGGCTCCCCATCCGGCCGCTGCCGCAAACGGCAGGGCGACCCAGGGCAGCAACGGCACCAGCACCACGGCAACCATGCCGAGAATCGTGATGAACGGCACGAGTGGTGCGGCGGCCATGTTGGCCAGGAGCGAGTAGGTGGGCATGCCAGGCTGGAGAAGCACAAGCACCGGTGAACAAAAGAGTTGGGCGGCAAGCGGTACGGCGACCAGTTGAGCGGCCCAGACGGGAAGATAGCGCCCCAGGCGGGCCGCTAGGAGCGGGCCGACGAGCACCAGGCCGCTTGTTGCGGCGACTGAGAGAATGAAGGCGTATTCCCCGCTCAGCCACGGATCAGCCGTCAGCAGCCCCGCAATGGACAGGAACAGCAGCGTCATCGAAAGCCGTCCTCGGCCGGTCAGCACGGCGAGGACACCGATACCTCCCATCACAGCGGCCCGGAGCACGCTTGGCTCGGGACGAACCAACAGGACGAACCCGGCCAGGGCGAGAATGCCGCCTGCTGCAGCCGCCCATCGGGGAAACCGCAGACCCCGGAAAACAAGGAAGACGAAGGCAAGCACGTAGCTGCAGTTTGCCCCGGATACAGCCGTCAGGTGGGTCAGTCCGGTGGCCTGCATCCTCGTGGCGAGCTCTTCGTCAACGGCCGAACGTGCTCCGATGACCATCCCCGGCATCAATCCGCCGTCGGGCGCGCCCGTGCGGGATGACAGCCCGAGGAACTGTTCCCGAAGACCGTCGATGGGGTCTCCGGATTCCGACTTTCGTTGCACCATGGACGGTGCAGTAGATGCGATCAGGAGCGCGGTTGCGCGGTCCCCGGGTTCGGTGCCTGCCAGCCTTCCCGCAGCACGCAGCACGTCGCCGTGACGAACCTGGGACCATTGGCCGTCACCCAGAAGGACTACCGGAACCCGCACCCTGAAACGCTGGCCGCTAGCCGTACCCTCCAGCACCTCTGCGTCCAGTACCCACCTCACCGCGCCATCCCGGCCGGATGATTCAGTCCGGCGGGGCTCTCCGGTTGCTTGAAGCAGTACCGTCACCTGTGCTTCAGCTTCGACGGCTGCGCTATAGGGATCTGCAGACCGCTGGTCCACTTTGGCTGCCGTCGGCAGGCACACCATGGCGGTGGTGCCCAGGATTATCAACGCCACACGCAGGAGGGCGAGCCGCCGTCGGGCGCAGATCAGCACCACGGCACAGAGCAGGGTGGCTGCTCCTGCTCCTACTCCCAGCATGGCGGCGGTCGCGGGATCCAAACGGACAGCGATGGCAGCGGCTGCCCAGGCAGAGAGGGCGGCAGGCAACAGGCGAAGGTCCCGCGCCGGACTGGCCCGATTGTCCCCAGATGCGGGGCGTCCGTCAGCTGACGCGGCCCGCCGAAGCATCCATGTGAGGGCCCAAGCGGGTACCCGCCGTCCGCGATGCCGATCCGATGGGTCCGTTGACGAGCTGCAGCCGTCGGAGCCCTGCATAGGGCCGGCTGAGGCAGCCCGAACGTAGCGTTCCCAACGAGCGCCGCCGCGCGCTCGGCTCATACCGTCACCAGGGGCAGAAGTGCCTCCAGCATGGCCGGCCCGATACCGGGCACTCCGTCCAGATCCTCGGGTGCGCTGAACAAGCCGTGCTGTTCCCGCCACTCCACGATCCGTTGGGCGAGCACGGGCCCTACTCTCGGCAGTTCCTCGAGTTCACCGGCATCGGCGGTATTCAGGTTCAAAGCGGCTGCCGCGCCGGAAGGCTCTCCCTGGTCTGACGACTCATTGCCGTGCGTATCCGGGGCCTGCACCGACTCGCCGATCCTGGGAATCAGGATCTGCTGTCCGTCCAGGACTTCTGCCGCCAGGTTGACCGCGGCCAGCTCGGCTTCCGGGAGGGCGCCTCCGGCCTTTTCAAGTACTTCGAATACCCTTGACCCGGCCGGAGCCTCGACAACGCCGGGCTGCCCGACCGCTCCCGCCACGTGGACGACGACGGTACCGGCAGCTTCCGCACGTGCCGGCTGAGCCCCTTCGGCTTCCGCAGGGCGGCCCTCACCGGGATCCTGCGCAGGTTCGGGGTGTGGCGCTGCCGTGTGAGTCGTCACCGGGACCACCGCCACTTCCCCTCGGTCGGCACCCAAAAAGAGGCCTCCACCGACCGTCACCGCCGCGCCGGCCGCTACGAGGGCAGCGCGGCGCGTGGCAGCCCACCGTCTGCCCGACCGTACAGAGGCGGCGGCGCGCCCTTCAGCGCCGTGGCTGGAGAAGGCCACGCTCTCCAGGTCGGCAGCATGGTCTTCGGCAGTGTGGTCTTCGGCAGGGTAGTCCACGGCAGGGTAGTCCCCGGCACCGCCTGCCTTGCCTGTCGCGTCGCGGCCGCCGTTGAGAATGCGCTCCAACCTGTCCGGACCCGGCGCCGAATCCCCTGTTGCCCAGCGGTGCCTTGCCATGGACCCAAGCGTAGGAAACCGCTCGGCGTCGCATCGATTGACGCGTCTCTATGTCAACAAGCGCCCCGAATCAGGACTGCTGTGGAGCAGGAGAAGCTGCGTCGGAAGGGCCCAAAGGGTCGCAGACCGCCACTGCGATCACGCCCAGGCCGGTGTGAGCTGCGAGAACGGCGGGAAGCTGAGTGAGCAATACCTGCCCATCCGTTGAGAAGCGCTCCCCCGCGGCTCGGACCTGCGGCTGATTCCCGAAGTAGTGGAAGGCGGCGAGGCTACCGTCAGGACGCCGGTCCAGTTCCTCTTCCACGAGTTCGAGGAGGCGGGCCTGGGCGCGCGCAGCTGTCCGGACGGTCTCGAGAGGCTCAATTGCACCATCGCGAACAGTGAGCAGCGGTTTCACCGCCAGGAGCGAGCCGAAGAAACCCGCCGCAACGCCCACACGCCCGCCGCGGCGCAACTGGTCGAGGCTCGGGACGTAGCACAGCAGCCGCGTCCTGCTGCAGGCTTTCGCCGCTATATCCGCAGCCTCTCGAGCAGTTGCCCCGGCGCGGAGGGCCCGTACGGCTGCAGCCACGCCGTAGCCCTGCGCCATTGCGACCGTCCGGCTGTCCACCACGTGCACCGGCACCGATACAGTTCCGGCCGCCCAGCGGGCAGCATCTACTGTCCCGGACAGCCCACCCGAAAGGTGGATCGAAACTATCTCCTCCGCGCCTTCGCGCTCAAGCCGGCGGTAAACGCTCTGGAAGTGTCCCGGCGCCGGACGTGACGTTCGGACGCCAGCGCCCTCGGCGAGTGCAACCGACAGCGGCTTGACGATGCTGTCGGATCCCTCGTCGTAGTGCCGGCCGGAGATGATGATCGGCATGGGCACGACGGCGACACCGGCCGCTGGACCGCCATCCGCCATCCACGCCTGCGGAAGAGCGGCCGCCGAATCCGTCACTACAGCCGTCGTTCCGGTCTGTCCAGGCCCCGGCGAAGCAGGCCCGGCGCCTGCCCCAGGTTCGATGCCAGCCACGGTAGGCGTCCCTTACACAGATCAGGCAGGAACGATGTTCACCAGTTTCGGCGCCCGCACGATGACGGTGCGGATGTCCCGCCCGGCCAAGGTACGTTGGATCTGCCCGCTCTCCAGCGCGAGCTCCCGCAGCGCGTCCTCCGAGATATCCGCGGGAACCTCTAGCCGGTCCCGCACCTTCCCCTGAACCTGCACTACAGCGGTGACTGTGTCCTGGACCAGGAGCGATTCATCCAGGGCGGGCCAGCCGGCAGCAGCAACCGAGGCAGGGTGACCAAGCCGCTCCCACAGATCTTCGGCCGTGTAGGGCGCGAACAGGCTGAGGATGATCGCGGTTACCTCTGCGGCCTCGCGGACGGCAGGGTCAGCCCCTCCGCACCCGCTGTCGATCGCCTTGCGCGTGGCATTGACGAGCTCCATGACCTTGGCAATGACCACGTTGAACTTGTTGTTTCCCAGCAGGTCCGCTGCCTCGGCGAGGGTGCGGTGAGTGACGGCGCGCAGTGCGCGGTCGCCCGATGCCGGGTCCGCACCGGGCGCAGAGGTTACGTCGGCGCCAAGGCGCCAGGCCCGCGCCAGGAACTTGGCAGAGCCCGACGGCGAGACGTCCGCCCAGTCGACGTCGTCTTCCGGTGGGGAGGCAAAGACCATAGTGAGCCGGATGGCATCCACGCCGTAGCGGTCCAGCTGTTCGCCGAGGTTCACGCCGTTGCCCAGGGACTTGCTCATCGCCTTCCCTCCGTTCAGCACCTGGCCCTGGTTGAGCAGTGCGGCGAACGGTTCGGTGAAGTCGACCAGCCCCAGGTCGAACAGCACCTTGGTGAAGAAGCGGCTGTACAGCAAGTGGAGGATCGCGTGCTCCACACCGCCCACATATTGGCCGACGGGCAGCCACTGGTTGACCTTCTCCGAATCGAACGGTGCGTCGTCGAGGTGCGGGTTCACAAAACGCAGGTAGTACCAGGACGAGTCCACGAAGGTGTCCATGGTGTCGGTGTCCCTCTTGGCCGGGCCCGAACACTGCGGGCACTGCACGTTGACCCAGTCGGTAGCCGCGGCCAAGGGGGAAGTTCCCTTGGGTGCCAGATCTTCGCCGCGCAGGTCGCTCGGCAGTTTCACCGGCAGCTGCTCATCCGGTACGGGGACTTCGCCGCACGAGGGACAGTGGATGATCGGGATGGGACAACCCCAGAACCGCTGGCGCGACAGCAGCCAGTCACGGAGGCGGTAGTTCACGGTGCGCTCGCCGGTGCCTTGCTCGGTCACCAGCTCGATTGCGCGCTGGATAGCAGCTTCCTTGGACAGTCCGTCCAGCTCGCCGGAGTTGACGAGGGTGCCCTCCCCGACGGTCGCCTTCCCGGTGACCGCGGGATCTTCCTCACCGGTATCAACGACCATGCGGACGGGCAGGTCGAAGGCGCGGGCGAAGTCCAGGTCGCGCTGGTCATGCGCCGGCACGGCCATGATCGCACCCGTGCCGTAGTCTGCCAGCACGTAGTCGGCGGCCCAGACGGGAAGCTTCTCGCCGCTGAGGGGATTGATGGCATAGCGGCCGGTGAAGACACCGGTCTTCTCCCGTTCCGTGGATTGACGCTCGATGTCGCTCAGGGCATTGACCCGTTCGCGGTAGTCGGCCAGCGCCGCAGCATGCTCGTCGGTCACAAGGTCTACGGCCAGCTGGGCATCCGCGGCGACCACGAAGAACGTTGCACCGTGCAGGGTGTCCGGCCGGGTTGTGAAGACCGTGACTTCCCGGGCTTCCCGGCCTGCGTCAGCCTCGATCGTGAAGGTGACGTGCGCACCCTCTGAACGGCCAATCCAGTTCCGCTGCATGGCAAGGACCCGTTCCGGCCAGTGTCCGGTGAGCGGTTCCATGTCCTCGAGCAGCCGGTCGGCGTACTCGGTGATGCGGAAGTACCACTGGTTCAGGCTCTTCTTGGTGACCGGGCTGCCGCACCGCTCACAGGCACCGTTGACAACCTGCTCGTTGGCCAGCACAGTCTGGTCCTTCGGGCACCAGTTGACCGGGTGGTCCTTCCGGTAGGCAAGGCCCTTCTCGAAGAACCGAAGGAACAGCCACTGGGTCCAGCGGTAGTACTCGGGGTCGGAAGTGTGCAGCCGGCGGGACCAGTCCGCGCTGATCGCGTAGCGCTTGAAGGAGGCTGCCTGAGTGTCGATGTTCGAGTAGGTCCACTCGCTGGGGTGCGCGTTGTTCTTGATTGCCGCGTTTTCCGCGGGCAGGCCGAACGAGTCCCAACCGATCGGGTGCAACACGTCGTAGCCTAGCTGGCGCCAGTACCGGGCGACGACGTCGCCCATGGCGAACGCCTCGGCATGGCCCATGTGGAGGTCACCGGACGGGTAGGGAAACATGTCCAGGACGTAGCGGCGCTCCCTGCTGCCGTCGTCCACAGGAGTGAAGGTGTCGAGCTTCTCCCACACCGGAAGCCACTTCGCTTCGATGTCCGCGAAACTGTAGGTGCCGGCGTCCGACTCTTCGGACGTGGAATTCATGCTCACTGTTACTTGCCCTGTCTGTTGATCACTGGTGACCGTCCTGCCCTGCTGCCCTCTGCCTGACGTGCGCGGAGCAGTTTGCGCCCCGGACACACAAAAGCCCCTCGACATGGGAGGGGCGGCCGCGCGAAATCGCGCGGCTAGGTAAGGAGCAGTTGCGCGCACATGCTCTTACCTTAGCGCAGATTGATCCTGGCAGGTGCCCTGTGAGGGTTACCATATTTCCGTTGGGCGCAATCTTCTGATAGTGCGTCCAGCTTGCCGAGGCGGAATGCGCCCACGGCTGATCGGCCCAGCCGCCCCCGGTGCACTCCTGCGCTAGCGAGGGAGGGCAGGAGGCGGCCCGGCCCGTCGTCGTTAGGTAGACGAGAACAATGACACAATCAATCCCCACCGCAGATCCGTTGCCGCACACCCTTGGCGACGACGCGGTTGCCCTGGTCAGGCGATGGCTTCACCTGGACGGAAGCACCGAAGCGGCTGAGGCCGCTGCCCGCACCACCACCCGCGGGTCCAAGTCAGCCCATCTCCTTGCGGAAGTGCTCAAGGACCAGAACGGTCTGGACTTCACGATCGGTTTCGTGGATCGGGTAGTGCGGCCTGAAGACACGGCCGTCGCCGCGCGCAACCTCGCGCAGCTGGCCGGCAAGGCGCCGTCGTTCCTCCCCTGGTACATGAAGGGCGCAGTGAAGCTCGGCGGGGTTATGGCGCCGCTGCTGCCCTGGCTTGTAGTACCGGTTGCCCAGCGCGTGCTTCGCCAGATGGTCGGTCACCTCATCGTTGATGCGCGGCCTGCCCGCCTCGGTAAGTCGATCGCAGCGTTGCGTAGCGAGGGAGTCCGCCTCAACATCAACCTCCTGGGTGAGGCAGTCCTTGGCGACAAGGAAGCAGATGCGCGGCTCGCCGGCACTCGGGAGCTGCTGGCGCGCGGCGACGTCGACTATGTATCCATCAAGGTGTCCTCCGTTGTCAGCACCCTCAACCTCTGGGACTTCGACGGCACGGTGGAACGCGTCGCGGAGCGCCTGCTGCCCCTCTACCAGCTGGCGGCGTCGTCTCCCGCTCCCAAGTTCATTAACCTGGACATGGAGGAATACCACGACCTTGACCTGACGGTGGCAGTGTTCAAGCGGATCCTTGAGCGACCGGAACTCCGGAATCTCGAGGCCGGCATCGTGCTCCAGGCCTACCTCCCGGACGCGCTCGCCACGCTCCAGGGCCTTACGCACTGGGCCCAGGAGCGCCGCGCGGCTGGTGGAGCAGCGATCAAGGTGCGGCTGGTCAAGGGCGCCAACCTCGCCATGGAGCTCGTGGACGCGGCGATCCACAACTGGGAGCCTGCGACCCTGCCCAGCAAGCAGGCGGCCGACACCAACTACAAGCGCTGCCTCGACTGGGCGCTTCGCCCCGAGAACGCGGACGCCGTCCGCCTAGGTGTTGCCGGGCACAACCTGTTCGACATCGCGTTGGCCCGCTGCCTGTCCGTCGCCCGGGGCGTCGAGGACCGAGTGGAGTTCGAGATGCTGCTCGGCATGGCCGAAGACCAGGCCGCGGAAGTGCGCAAGGATGTCGGATCACTGCTCCTCTACACCCCGGTGGTGAAGCCGGCGCAGTTCGACGTCGCAATCAGCTACCTCATCCGGCGCCTGGAAGAGAATGCCAGCCAGGAGAACTTCATGAGCGCGGTCTTTGAACTCGCTCGTAGTGAGGAACTCTTCAACCGGGAGAAGGAGCGCTTCCTAGCCTCCCTGGCGGATCTGGACTCGACCGTCCCGACGCCCAACCGGGTTCAGACGCCCGACCGTTTCACCGAATGCGGCCCCGGTGAGTTCAGGAACCAGTCCGATTCGGACCCGTCCCTTCCCATCATCCGGAACTGGGCTGCCGAAGTGCTTCTGCGCGTCCCGGACTCAACATTGGGGACCGCCCTCGTGGAGGAATCGCGTCTGGAAAGCAACGACGACGTCGACGCCGCCATCCGCTCTGCCCGCGCCGCCCAGCAGGGCTGGGGTTCGCTAACCGGCCCGGAACGGGCACGGATCCTGCGGCGCGCTGCAGCAGCACTTGCGCAGCGGCGGGGTGACCTCGTCGAGGTGTCCGCGAGCGAGACCGGTAAGACCATTGCCGAATCCGATCCGGAGATCTCCGAAGCGATCGACTTTGCCAACTACTACGCACTGCTCGCGGAGGAACTTGATTCGGTTGAGGGAGCACGTTTTGTTCCGGCTGCCCTGACCGTGGCCACTCCCCCGTGGAACTTCCCCGTCGCCATCGCCGCCGGGTCCGCGCTCGCCCCGCTCGCGGCAGGCAGCGCCGTCATCCTCAAGCCTGCCCCGCAGGCCCGGAGGTGCGCGGCGGTCATGGTACAGGCGCTCTGGGACGCGGGCATTCCACGCGACGTACTGGTGTTCGCGGACGTCGCAGAGGGACCGGTCGGCCAGCACCTGATCTCCCACCCGGATGTTGACCGGGTGATCCTGACCGGTGCATACGACACCGCCAAGCTATTCCTTTCCTGGCGCAGCGACCTGCCGTTGCTGGCCGAGACCAGCGGCAAGAACTCCGTGATTGTCACTCCCAGCTCGGATCTGGACCTGGCAGCGGCCGACGTCGTCAAGTCGGCTTTCGGCCATGCGGGCCAGAAGTGCTCGGCGGCTTCGCTGGTAATTCTTGTGGGCTCCGCGGCGCGGTCCGCCCGCTTCCGCAACCAGCTCGTCGACGCCGCGTCGTCGCTTGAGGTCGGCTACCCGGCCAACCCGGCGACGGAGATGGGACCGATCATCGAACCGGCGGAAGGGAAGCTGCTGGACGCCCTGACCACGCTCGGCGAGGGTGAGTCCTGGCTCGTCAAGCCGCGCCAGCTTGATGACACCGGCAGGCTCTGGAGCCCGGGAGTGCGCACCGGCGTTGCACCGGGCAGCTACTTCCACCTCACCGAGTTCTTTGGTCCGGTGCTGGGAGTGATGCACGCCGAAACCCTTGAACAGGCGATCGAGTGGCAGAACGCGAGTGCGTATGGGCTGACCGCCGGCATCCACACCATGAATCCCGACGAGGTGTCCCAGTGGCTCGACTCGGTTGAGGCGGGCAACCTGTACGTGAACCGCGGGATCACAGGAGCGATTGTGCGCCGGCAGCCGTTCGGTGGCTGGAAGCGTTCGGCGGTCGGACCGGGCGCCAAGGCGGGTGGTCCGAACTACCTGATCCATCTGGGCAGCTGGGAGCGGGAGGAACTGCACCCGGGCAACGTTCATGCGCCCCTCAGCGAACCCGTGCGGCAGCTTTTGCACGCAGCCGACGTGCCCGAATCGGAGCGGGGTTTCCTAGCCCGCGCTGCGGCGGACGACCAGCGCCACTGGATGAGCACCTTCGGAACCCACCAGGATGTCTCGGCGCTCGGCGTCGAACGCAACGAGTTCCGCTACCTGCCCGTACCGGTGACCGTGCGGCTCAACGAAGGCGGCAGCATCAGCGACCTGGTTCGGATCCTCGCCGCAGGTCTGCGTGCGGGGGCTGCCATGTCGGTATCGACGCCGGAACCGCTCGCGCCGCAGCTTGCAGCGGTGCTTTCCGCTAACGGCGCCACCCACCGTGTGGAGGACGACGCCGCGTGGCTGGCCGCCGCTCCGTCCGCTTCCCTCGGGCGGGTGCGCCTGGTGGGAGGCGGATACTCGGAGCTGTGTGCGGCGACCGGCGGCGATCCGGACGTAGCCGTCTATGCGGGCGCCGTGACGGAGGCCGGGCGTATCGAACTCCTGCCGTTCCTGCGCGAACAGGCGGTCACCATCACCGCCCACAGATTCGGTAATCCGGACAACGTCTCGGGAGTGGTTCTGCAGTAGCACTAACTAATCGAGCGGGCGGAAATAACGGAAATTCCATGAATCCGACGTTATTTCCGCCCGCTCGATGTCGTTTTGACCGTTAGCGGACGTCCTCGTCAACCCAGTCGAAGG of Arthrobacter sp. JZ12 contains these proteins:
- a CDS encoding bifunctional proline dehydrogenase/L-glutamate gamma-semialdehyde dehydrogenase, translating into MTQSIPTADPLPHTLGDDAVALVRRWLHLDGSTEAAEAAARTTTRGSKSAHLLAEVLKDQNGLDFTIGFVDRVVRPEDTAVAARNLAQLAGKAPSFLPWYMKGAVKLGGVMAPLLPWLVVPVAQRVLRQMVGHLIVDARPARLGKSIAALRSEGVRLNINLLGEAVLGDKEADARLAGTRELLARGDVDYVSIKVSSVVSTLNLWDFDGTVERVAERLLPLYQLAASSPAPKFINLDMEEYHDLDLTVAVFKRILERPELRNLEAGIVLQAYLPDALATLQGLTHWAQERRAAGGAAIKVRLVKGANLAMELVDAAIHNWEPATLPSKQAADTNYKRCLDWALRPENADAVRLGVAGHNLFDIALARCLSVARGVEDRVEFEMLLGMAEDQAAEVRKDVGSLLLYTPVVKPAQFDVAISYLIRRLEENASQENFMSAVFELARSEELFNREKERFLASLADLDSTVPTPNRVQTPDRFTECGPGEFRNQSDSDPSLPIIRNWAAEVLLRVPDSTLGTALVEESRLESNDDVDAAIRSARAAQQGWGSLTGPERARILRRAAAALAQRRGDLVEVSASETGKTIAESDPEISEAIDFANYYALLAEELDSVEGARFVPAALTVATPPWNFPVAIAAGSALAPLAAGSAVILKPAPQARRCAAVMVQALWDAGIPRDVLVFADVAEGPVGQHLISHPDVDRVILTGAYDTAKLFLSWRSDLPLLAETSGKNSVIVTPSSDLDLAAADVVKSAFGHAGQKCSAASLVILVGSAARSARFRNQLVDAASSLEVGYPANPATEMGPIIEPAEGKLLDALTTLGEGESWLVKPRQLDDTGRLWSPGVRTGVAPGSYFHLTEFFGPVLGVMHAETLEQAIEWQNASAYGLTAGIHTMNPDEVSQWLDSVEAGNLYVNRGITGAIVRRQPFGGWKRSAVGPGAKAGGPNYLIHLGSWEREELHPGNVHAPLSEPVRQLLHAADVPESERGFLARAAADDQRHWMSTFGTHQDVSALGVERNEFRYLPVPVTVRLNEGGSISDLVRILAAGLRAGAAMSVSTPEPLAPQLAAVLSANGATHRVEDDAAWLAAAPSASLGRVRLVGGGYSELCAATGGDPDVAVYAGAVTEAGRIELLPFLREQAVTITAHRFGNPDNVSGVVLQ